The Candidatus Paracaedibacteraceae bacterium DNA window CACTGATCACACTGAACATACACGTCTGGTAAAAAGTGCATTTCGATCTTTAGAACACCATCCCCCTGACAGGCTTCACAACGCCCCCCCTTGACATTAAAGGAAAAACGCCCCGGTGCATAGCCACGCGATTTACTTTCCGGCAATCCTGCAAACCATTCTCGGATATTGGTAAAACAACCAATGTAGGTTGCAGGGTTTGATCGCGGCGTTCGGCCAATAGGTGATTGGTCGATATCAATCACTTTGTCCAAATGCTCAACCCCGGTTAATTCCTTGTAAGCACCGCCCGTCTCGCGACTTCCATTTAGTTTATTGGTTAATGCTTTATACAAAGTTTCAATCGTTAGTGATGACTTACCACCACCAGAAACACCCGTAATACACGTAAAAGTTCCAAGCGGGATTTCAATAGACACATTTTTTAAATTATTGACAGTAGCTCCTGTAAGCGTTAGCTTCTTACCCTTATGCCCTGCGCGCCGTTTTTCCGGTAAAGCAATTTTCTTTTTATGGGTTAAGTAAGCCCCTGTAATACTATCTGGAGAATTCATAATTTCCTGCGGCGTTCCTTGCGCAATAATCTGCCCCCCATGCGCTCCCGCCCGTGGCCCCATATCAATGACATGATCGGCCAAACGGATCGCATCTTCATCATGTTCAACCACAACGACAGTATTTCCAATATCCCGCAGATGTTTCAACGTCTCAAGCAACTTATCATTATCCCGTTGATGCAGACCAATGGATGGCTCATCTAAAACATACAGTACACCTGTCAACCCCGAGCCGATTTGTGATGCCAAACGAATTCGCTGACTTTCGCCTCCGGATAACGTCCCACTCGAACGCGATAATGTCAAATAATCCAGCCCCACATTGACCAAAAACATCAGGCGACTGTTAATCTCTTTTAGAATTCGATGAGCAATGTCTTGCTGTTTTTGTGTTAAATCAAGTCCTGTGAACCACAGTGCAGCCTCTTCAATAGACAACTGAGTCACTTGACCAATAGATCTTCCGGCAATCTTCACGCTTAAGGCTTCTGGCTTAAGGCGATATCCCTCACACGATTGACACGGCGTGGTTGTTTGATACTTGGTTAGCTCTTCCCGCATCCAATCGCTTTCTGTTTCCTTCCAGCGACGATCAAGATTCGGAATAACACCCTCGAACGGTTTTGTGGACTTAAACTTACGATAGCCGTCATCATACAGAATTGTTAGTTCTTGATCCCCGGTTCCATATAATAGCGCGTGCTGAAGATTTGACCCTAATTTTTCAAAAGGAGTATTCACATCCCCACCAAATTGCTCACAAACCGCAGCCAAAGTTTGTAAATACCATTCATAAACATGCGCAGCACGCTTGGATATATTATCGGCTGTTGACCACGGTGCGATCGCCCCTTGCTGAATTGTCAAAGCTGGATTAGGCACCACAAGTCGCAGATCAAAATTAATCTGAATCCCAAGCCCATCACATGTTGGACACGCACCATGGGGTGAGTTAAAGGAAAACAGACGAGGTTCAATTTCATCTAGCGTAAAACCAGAAACGGGACAAGCAAATTTAGAGGATAGAGTAAATGATTCCTTGGTATCAGCATTTTCCACATAAACCAAGCCATCACTCAATGATAGAGCTGTCTCTAGTGAGTCAGCTAACCGCGTAGCGACATCCGGATTAACAACAATACGATCAACAACAACTTCGATGTCGTGTTTAATTTTTTTATTGAGATCTGGCACCTCTTCTATATCATAAACAGTACCGTCAATACGGATACGCTGATACCCCTTTTTACGAAGATCAAGTATTTCCTTTTTATACTCGCCTTTTCGCCCCCGCACAATCGGCGCCAACAAAAGCAGTCGTGTTTTTTCAGACAAAGCCAAGATTCGATCAACCATCTGACTCACTGTCTGAGCTTCAATGGGCAGCCCTGTTGCCGGGGAATATGGCACGCCAATTCGAGCAAACAACAGACGTAAATAGTCATATAATTCCGTCACCGTTCCAACCGTAGAGCGGGGGTTTTTAGACGTTGTTTTTTGTTCAATAGAAATAGCAGGACTAAGCCCTTCGATGGAA harbors:
- the uvrA gene encoding excinuclease ABC subunit UvrA; its protein translation is MTSTISIRGAREHNLKNINVDIPRDKLVVITGLSGSGKSSLAFDTLYAEGQRRYVESLSAYARQFLQLMQKPDVDSIEGLSPAISIEQKTTSKNPRSTVGTVTELYDYLRLLFARIGVPYSPATGLPIEAQTVSQMVDRILALSEKTRLLLLAPIVRGRKGEYKKEILDLRKKGYQRIRIDGTVYDIEEVPDLNKKIKHDIEVVVDRIVVNPDVATRLADSLETALSLSDGLVYVENADTKESFTLSSKFACPVSGFTLDEIEPRLFSFNSPHGACPTCDGLGIQINFDLRLVVPNPALTIQQGAIAPWSTADNISKRAAHVYEWYLQTLAAVCEQFGGDVNTPFEKLGSNLQHALLYGTGDQELTILYDDGYRKFKSTKPFEGVIPNLDRRWKETESDWMREELTKYQTTTPCQSCEGYRLKPEALSVKIAGRSIGQVTQLSIEEAALWFTGLDLTQKQQDIAHRILKEINSRLMFLVNVGLDYLTLSRSSGTLSGGESQRIRLASQIGSGLTGVLYVLDEPSIGLHQRDNDKLLETLKHLRDIGNTVVVVEHDEDAIRLADHVIDMGPRAGAHGGQIIAQGTPQEIMNSPDSITGAYLTHKKKIALPEKRRAGHKGKKLTLTGATVNNLKNVSIEIPLGTFTCITGVSGGGKSSLTIETLYKALTNKLNGSRETGGAYKELTGVEHLDKVIDIDQSPIGRTPRSNPATYIGCFTNIREWFAGLPESKSRGYAPGRFSFNVKGGRCEACQGDGVLKIEMHFLPDVYVQCDQCHGKRYNRETLEVRFKDKSIADVLDMTVEEATEFFDAHPSVRNKLETLQRVGLGYIHVGQQATTLSGGEAQRVKLAKELSKRATGKTIYILDEPTTGLHFEDIAKLLEVLHTLVDQGNTVIVIEHNLEVIKTADYIIDMGPEGGHKGGRVVASGTPEEIVKVKGSYTGQYLKGYLA